The DNA sequence GCTCTGGTTCTCAAATCGGGGACTTTGAgacctgcatgttctccaccctctctttacctgggagtcaggtgtgaagactgtctGGCCAGTACAATTAGTGACACTAACTGTTCACTTAATTACCGGGGAGAAAGGAaagccagggctggatttggattcgagggccaggtTTGATAACTCCTGCCGTAGAGTGCGGTGTGTTGAGGCCCGGGCAGGGGTTGCCGTGCCTGGCAGGACTTCGGCGTCAGCTTCAGAGCGACCATTCCCCCTTGTGTTCCAGTAGTACCGCGAACAGGAAGCCATCCGTCTGTGCCTGAAGCACTTCCGGCAACACAACTACACGGAGGCCTTCGAGTCCCTGCAGAAGAAGACGCGCATAGCGCTGGAGCACCCCATGCTCACTGACCTGCACGACAAGCTGGTGCTGAAGGGCGACTTCGACGCCTGCGAGGAGCTCATCGACAAGGCTGTGAGAGGTAACCACGGAAACCGCTGCACTGTCCCTCGCTTCGGTCGATATCGATAATGGTATCTGAAGGCTTGAGCCTTGTAAAcggtaaatgattggcatttatatcggcctttatccaaagcgctgtacaattgatgcttccattcatacacacatatacacactcgcacaatggtgattggctgccatgcagggcatcaaccagcacgtcaggagcatttgggggttctgCGTCTTGCTgaactcagggacacttcgacacaactaGAGAGGGATTGAAcgtcaaccctccgactggcagATGACTGCTTAGGGATAGGCGTAGGGATAGGCTGGGGGAAGCACTGGGTGAACCGTTCCTGAACAAACCAGTGAGAATATCTACACTGGGCTTTCCTGTGTGCTCATTATCACTCTCACTTCCTATTCTCCTCAGTTCCTCTTGTCCTCACTTTCTCTTGTCCTCACTTTCTCTtgtcctcacttcctgtttccctctctttctcttgtccTCACTTCTCCTACTTCCTGTCTTTGCTGGGTCTCTCCACTCATTTCCTGTCTCCCTCTTCCCTTCACTTCTTCGGTCTCATATTCTTCTCTCTCAGTCCGGAGCTTTCCCTTGCTACTTCGCTCCCGCACCTTCTCTTCCTTGTCCTGCTTTTAATTTTCCCCTCCACTGTTTTTGAGGAAGTGACTGAACTTAACCCATAAGTTGCGTTCCTGTGTTTTTCCCTGTGGGCAGTTCCTGAGAACATTTGCCTTTCTGGGTAAGAAGCATCTCATTTCCCTTTTCCTTCCAGATGGTTTGTTTAACCACTATATCAGCCAGCAGGAATACAAGCCAAGATGGAGTCAGATTATTCCCAAAAGCAGCAAAGGTAAGAGAACTTGTGGTACAAACCTAAGACAATACTTAAAATCTATATCAAACGGTTCAGTACAATTTTAAAGGACCTAATTTAAAGTACAGAGTATGAtcaattgtttgttttgttagcACTGGCAAGTCCCACAAAGCTGTTGCATAGAGGCCTGAAACTGTTCTCTGTAATTATATACTCTTATTTAATCTGTCTGGCCCCAGTTGTTGCCCTGGCATTTACCATTGGCCATCTGTCTTTTGCTTCGGCCATTTGCTTCGGCCATTTGCTTCGGCCATGTCTGTTTAATTACATCtgtctccgtctgtctgtctgtctccaggCGACGGGGACGACAGCAGGCCTGGAATGAGAGGAGGCCATCAGATGGTGATAGATGTGCAGACAGGTAAGGACACCTGGGGTACTGACCCAGGGACACCTGAGATACTGACCTAGGTACACCCGAGATACTGACCCACCCGGGGTACTGACCCAGGGGGCACCCGAGGTActcacccagggcaggattgtcaGGGGTCTCGCACATCAGAACAGCACTTAAATTCACTCCTATTGTGTTCCTGTTGATATTGCCCCCTTGTGTACTTTACCAAATAAAATGGAGAGCTAACACTGACCGTTGTTAAGTTGTATTTCCTGATGCTCTCGACTGCTTCCAAAGCTCATCTCCACATTTGAAATGTAgttctgctcacagaactggtagatctgaaatatattttcttctgtAGAAACGGTGTACTTGTTTGGCGGCTGGGATGGCACTCAAGACCTGGCAGATTTCTGGGCCTACAGCGTGCAGGAGAACCAGTGGGTCTGcatctccagagacacagagaaggaGGTCAGTGGAGCCTCTCGCGCGAAGATGAAGCGGAAAACTGACTCAACCAAACTTTCATTTGTAGTTAATGTAGTTTATGAAAATTTAGGTGACTAGACTTTTCTCCGGTGATAAAACTTAAAAAGACAGTTGTAATGGTGATAATAATGGTAACAGTAGTAGGTGTACTACTgctaataaaacaaatagaagTTGCTTCCCGCCGTCTCAGTCTCTGGTTCTCCTCAGAGCGGCCCCAGCGCGCGCTCCTGCCACAAGATGTGCATCGACTCCCAGAGGAGGCAGATCTACACGCTGGGACGCTACCTGGACTCGTCCGTTCGCAACAGCAAGTCCCTGAAGAGCGACTTCTACCGCTACGACATCGACGCCAACACCTGGACCCTGCTGAGCGAGGACACGTCTGCCGACGGGGGCCCCAAGCTGGTGTTCGACCACCAGGTACAGCGCCCGTTCCCCGCCGCCCCAACTCCCGAATCCCTTTACTGAGCTGCTGctatttctgcactgtgaaATGCAGTGAGAAAGACTGGCTACACGTGCACGAATGGTTGTATTATCCACAGCGACCCACAATAAGCAAAACTGTTCTATAACTGATTCCATTgccatttaaaattatttctatTTCATCCAACATATGTTTGTATCCAATGCCAAATGTTCTAATGAAGTCAAATTCTTATGAAGCATCTATTCAGAATAGATATTTCTCTTCAGAACCCCAGCTTTATTATTTATAACCTACAAGTaatacattatttcatttttattttacatcaaaagaaaataaatttaagTGAGTCAAATCTTTATCTTGCCGCTTAATGTTTACCTGGAAACCAAGGGAAAAGTCATTGCACAGGGGGAATAAAGGGTTTGGCCCCATGCCATACCACAGCCCGAGTatctgtgtgcagctctgtgcggtgtgttgggcccctgtgtgcagctctgtgcggtGTGTTGGGCCCCTGTGTGCAGCTCTGCGGTGTGTTGGGCCCCTGTATGcagctctgtgcagtgtgttgggcCCCTGTATGCAGCTCTGTGCGGTGTGTTGGGCCCCTGTGTGCAGCTCTGGGTGGTGTGTTGGGCCCCTGTGTGCAGCCCTGTGCGGTGTGTTGGGCccctgtgtgcagctctgtgcggtgtgttgggcccctgtgtgcagttctgtgcGGTGTGTTGGGCCCCTGTATGcagctctgtgcagtgtgttgggcCCCTGTATGCAGCTCTATGCGGTGTGTTGGGCCCCTGTGTGCAGCTCTGGGTGGTGTGTTGGGCccctgtgtgcagctctgtgcagtgtgttgggcccctgtgtgcagctctgtgcggtgtgttgggcccctgtgtgcagctctgtgcggtGTGTTGGGCCCCCGtatgcagctctgtgtgctgtgttgggcCTGGCTGTTTGTGAATTCTGCTGAAGTGGAACATGTCCTGCTGGGAACACGCTAATGGGAACACCGTGCCCTCGCGGcaccagagggggggggggggggggcggcctcTGACTCCCAGACCAGGAGACGAGCAGGGCTGTTTGCTTTATGTTTGTGCTttcgtctgtgtgtgcgttgcTGTttgcgtctgtgtatgtgtgtgtgtgagcatctttgtttgtgtttttgtctgtgtatgtgtgtgcggctttgtgtttgtgtcttcgtgtgtctgcatgtgtctgtgagacAGCTGGCCTTCCATTGGGAAAAATAAAGATGTTGTTTTCAAAATACGGAgacaaaaagacacaaaaaatgaAAGCCTTTTTTTGTGGTGACATGGTTGGTTAATCTGTGAGATTTCCCATGGCTATATAATGCTGCCCCCATAATGCTGCCTACCAGCTAATCAGTGCTCATAAACAACTTTGCAGCTTTGGAAACAATTGCTTTTAGTTTAAGAGGATTGATTTGAAGCCAAGTTCTCGTACATTTTAATGCGATTTCCACCCAGCCCTGAAATGTGAGGTGTTGTGGTCTCTCCCCCTGCTGTGCCCAGATGTGCATGGACTCGGAGAAGCACATGATCTACACGTTCGGCGGGCGGATCCTCACCTGTAACGGGAGCGTGGAGGACAGCCGCACCTCAGACCCGCAGTTCAGCGGCCTGTACGCCTACCACTGCCAGGCCGCTGCCTGGAGGCTGCTGCGGGAGGACTCCTGCAACGCTGGGCCAGAGGACGTGCAGTCCCGCATCGGACACTGCATGCTGTTCCACACGGTGAGTCCCTGTTACTGCGTGCTGTTCCACACGGTGAGTCCCTGTTACTGCGTGCTGTTCCTACACGGTGAGTCCCTGTTACTGTGTGCTGTTCCTACACGGTGAGTCCCTGTTACTGCGTGCTGTTCCACACGGTGAGTCCCTGTTACTGCGTGCTGTTCCACACGGTGAGTCCCTGTTACTGCGTGctgttccacacagtgagtCCCTGTTACTGCGTGCTGTTCCTACACGGTGAGTCCCTGTTACTGTGTGCTGTTCCTACACGGTGAGTCCCTGTTACTGCGTGCTGTTCCACACGGTGAGTCCCTGTTACTGTGTGCTGTTCCTACACGGTGAGTCACTGTTACTGTGTGCTGTTCCTACACGGTGAGTCACTGTTACTGTGTGCTGTTCCTACACGGTGAGTCCCTGTTACTGTGTGCTGTTCCACACGGTGAGTCCCTGTTACTGTGTGCTGTTCCTACACGGTGAGTCACTGTTACTGTGTGCTGTTCCTACACGGTGAGTCCCTGTTACTGTGTGCTGTTCCTACACGGTGAGTCCCTGTTACTGCGTGCTGTTCCTACACGGTGAGTCACTGTTACTGCGTGCTGTTCCACACGGTGAGTCACTGTTACTGTGTGCTGTTCCTACACGGTGAGTCCCTGTTACTGCGTGCTGTTCCACACGGTGAGTCCCTGTTACTGCGTGCTGTTCCTACACGGTGAGTCACTGTTACTGCGTGCTGTTCCACACGGTGAGTCACTGTTACTGTGTGCTGTTCCTACACGGTGAGTCCCTGTTACTTCGTGCTGTTCCACACGGTGAGTCACTGTTACTGCGTGCTGTTCCACACGGTGAGTCCCTGTTACTGTGTGCTGTTCCACACGGTGAGTCACTGTTACTGCGTGCTGTTCCACACTGCGAGTTAGTCATGCTTGGCAGTGCATACCATTCATTACCTTTGGAAAActtggaccaagtgcctgttaaaCCACGAAAGTCAAGTTTACGGGCACCCCCattttgtacaatttggagccagTTTGTCCCTGATCCGTACAGTTTTTCTGTATTGTTCTACTAGCACAATAACTTAAGAAGAACACTGATTACAACTACATTTTACTGTggggattattatttttttcccccacttatCTTTACTGTATTGTTTCCATTGACTTACATTAAAAGCTGAAAcgcctatactggagccaaccgcagtggcgctagtgagcacTGTGTGTCAACAAGCCCAGGAAATGAGCTTGAAAAAAGAAACCCGGTTTTGGCCGCTTGGTACCATTCCAAAGTcttgggcagtgtgtgttgttctgAACTGTCGGTCGCATGTGGGGCACTGCATGGAACTCCAAACAGTACATCATTGTTGTACTTTGGGCTCAGCTGTGTAAACTCGGAAACCTAGGTGTGGCGTTTCTTGGACGGGAATCGCACCATGATCTTTGTCTCTTATATCTGCTTGTGCACACAGCCTTATCCATAGAGTGTGGTGCAGCGGTCTTAAATTGTTGTTACCGCTCCATtttatctccctctcctttttacctttttttttttatttattttttccccctaatGTTCCCCTTAAGCTCCTCACCACCCTTATGGGCTGCTCTTGTGCGCCATGCCCAAATGTggaaacaaaagaagaaagaaaaaataaaaatgtccacCAAGTTAGTGGAATGTTCTCAGAAAAGCCCCAGGGTTGTTCCTGGAATACCACAGTGTTTTTAAAACGGAGTCCACCCTGACCCGCAGAAAAACAAAGTAACAGCGTGCAGCGTCGGTGGAACTTTTACAACACCATAAATACTTAAGAAGATTATCTTCTGTGATCTAGGAGCAGATAACGTACAAAAATGTACCGGATTCCATTTTCTTGCTCGATATAGCTAATCCGGGCCCTTTCGTCATTACAGATTCGTGTCATTAACCACTTCCTGTTGTTTGCCTTCCAGAGGAACCGATGCCTGTACGTGTTTGGCGGTCAGCGGTCCAAGACCTATCTGAACGATTTCTTCAGCTATGACGTGGACGGCGACCACGTGGAGATAATTTCGGACGGAACCAAGAAGGACTCCGGCATGGGTAATGCGTCTATGTTAAAGCTCGCATTACGAACCCAGCCGCTTTGTCCCGCCATCTCAGTGCTCTTAATGAGGGGTCAAAGTTTAAGTGTGGCAGCGCTTAAATCTGTATTCCATTTTAAAACCTCCAAGGACAGTCTAGGTGAAATGAAGTGGTGCTGGGTTGGCCAGTGGAAGCGGTCCTCCGtcaccctgccctgtgtttGAGGTAGGGCGATATTTCAAGGCCTGCTTTAACCCTGGACACTTCATTATATTGCAGTGTAATCTATCCCCTGAACCCTTGTGCTAGGCAGATATATTAAGTGATATGTGGCGACGTGGGGGGTCATGCGGCTAGTGGTTTCGCTGCTTCAATGACGCGTTCAATGACAGCCTTCTGTCCCAAGCACCTGAAGGAGGTCCAGAGTGGCAAAAATCTCCACCGCCCTGGCTCTCCTGTCTACCGGGAAACAGTTTTATGGGTCCTGACCCACTCCGCCGGTTCTTGTAACTTTTTGGCCCTAGTTTGTGTACTCCTTACTTGTTCTGGTCCTCCGTTGAAACACAGATGTGGTTTTGCTTTACAAAGCccgccccagcccccagccaaTGGCTAACGCTGTGTGAAGTAGTCATCGTAGGCTGATTAATAACAGGTGTGGCAGGAATTTGTACAAGTTGTCTATTTTTGTATAAACGTCAATTCCCTCAGATTCCAGGAATTAAATGTTTCTGTGCAATTGGTTATGTCATTGTTACGCTCTCCGCCCATGTCTGGGTTTTTATAGCAGCTGGCAAGCCACTCCTTAATGTACTcagaaacacgcacgcacacacactcacacataaaccctgtctctctctctcggcctcTTGCACTCAGCTCATttcaatcccttatttttcctCCTCATTTTTCTTATTCTTCCTAACCCAGAAATCATtaatctttaaggacattccaacccgttaacttctacttctagctcctagaaggaacatttaagaaCTCCCAAACTCCTTTCTTGTGAGGAAACACGAGCACATCCATTTCTTCCTAAAGTGTGATGTACAAaagatcgacctgtggatccacctctccccatcgcGACtgtaactgacgtttgaaggagtgaggacatttccattttctcaattttcctggctttacttatttttctttcatctttcccTAGCCTCTtacgatgggtggagctaggggcaagaaaaggagaaagaaaaaggaaaaagaggtgaaaaataaggaATTGGAATGAGCCTCGCTTAGTTGAAGGGTTAAACTGGAATTAGTGTTattgattaataaataaatataaaaaatgtataactaGGTGCTGTCTGGAGTTCAAGAAGGAACATTGATTAATAATTCAGATTCATTCTTTTCCTGATCATTTGTTGTATTCTTAACTCGTTTTCTgtgtccttttttgtttttatgttgggtttttttgggggggactGGTAAAGTAAGTCTTGGGAATGTTGTGTAGTGAAATGGGGATTTAAAAGACAAAACGACatgtctgtttctccctctgcatctctctctcactctctctgcatctcttccTCTGCATCTCTtcgtctctctcactctgcatctcttcgtctctctctctctctctctctctctctctctctctctctctctctctctctctctctctctctctctctctctctctctctctctctctctctctctctctctctctctctctctctctctctctctctctctctctcacactgtgacCTGAATAACACAGAGCAGTGCGTGCAGTTCATCAGGTTCACTCTTCCTCTCCAGTCGGTCACAACAGAGGTCCCTGGGTTCAGGCTGAGAACGGGACTCTTCTGCGGGCTTATCGCTCCGCGCGCATTGTGTAACCCGCTTTACCGCCAATGATCTCGCAACGTGAAAGAATAACGTAAGAAAAAACAGTCTGCTCATCTccttgatgatgtgactgcttaCAAGAAATGAGGGTGACAGTGGTGTCTGCCTGTCCTCGTGGGTGGGTATAAATAGACATTACTGGCAGTTAGCAGacgctttttttattttttcggaAGTATCCATTAATATAGCTCGGTGCTTACTGAAACAATTTAGACAAAGTGCCGTGCTCAAGGGTGTAACAGCAGTGACCTGTGAATAGAGCCTCTGACGTTAAAACTACAGGCCAAATTCCCTACCTGTAATTAAATTCACTTAAATTCCTCTAGCACTTTTCACACAAAGATGcattacagagtaacagaagggaagaaaaatgggATATACCAGCCCGAGAAACTCGGGAGGAACCCAAAGTCCTATCGGTTGAGATAAgagttcaggtattaaactagcaggtgaTCTGTGATCCTGTATTATGCTGTCGCCCTGCCTTGATGGAGAGAGTATTCATTTTAGAAGGCCCTGagagtgatgtcacaatcacctaGACATGTCCTGTTCACCCATTGGAGGGTTATGAATGTCACTGGCTGTTGTCGTCTTGTATTTCCTCctgcaaaatgaaaatcaaatgcTGGCACCTAAAGGTGGCATGTTTTACAGGCTCTTTGAAAAGCGTgctaatattatattttatatattatatttttttatcattggtTATGTATACGTGTTGGGTTGACAGATGCATTGACATACCCATTAGTTTTAAAATTGGACCAAAGGAAAGTGAAAGGCAATGTGGCAGTGGTGTCTGAAAATCACAAGTATGCATAGTCTGACTGAAAAACTCTCCATAGCCAGGACTACCCAGGGTTTAATTTCAATTAAAGCGAATCTAAAATTACATTGCAAGGCCACGTCATGTCTAGGTAGGAATAAACTGATTACAGCGAGGGTGAGGAGTTGATATTTTTCCAGGAAAGTACTCTAGGAGCACTTTAATTTCCTGTGTTGGTTTATTTTTGCTCacttttcctcctctctgttgCCAACCCTTGTCTCATCctcactcctccactcctccccccctgtctctctccctcagtgccCATGACGGGCTTCACGCAGCGAGCCACCATCGACCCCGAGCTGAACGAGATCCACGTCCTCTCCGGCCTCAGCAAAGACAAGGACAAGAGGGAGGAGAACGTGCGCAACTCCTTCTGGATCTACGACATTGCCCGCAACAGCTGGTGAGAGAGGAGGCTGCGTGCCTGCGCGTGTGTTTATAAggatgagctgtgtgtgtgtgtgtgtgtctgtgtctgtttgtttgtgtttgtgtctgtgtctgtgtgtaaggataagcagtgtgcatgtgtaagaatAAGCAGCGTGTGTCTCTGCAGGTTGTGTCTCTGCaggttgtgtttgagtgtgtgagtctgagtctgaaAGAATAAAcggcgtgtgtgtttctgcaggtcgtgtgagtgtgtgtctgaaagaataagcagcgtgtgtgtttctgcaggtcGTGTGTGTATAAGAACGACCAGGCCGTGAAGGAGAACCCCTCTAAGGCAGTTCAGGAGGAGGAGCCCTGTCCCCGGTTCGCCCACCAGCTGGTGTATGATGAGATGCACAAGGTCAGCAACCTTGTCACTTACGTGTGGAGTCTGTACATATTACAATTTCAGTGGAAGAGGTGTTTTGGGTGTTGAAATGTCTCGCTGTGTTCAGTAGAAGGGAGGTTGGAGGTTGTGCAGTGGAAGAGGTGCCTCAGGTTGGTTACTGAACGCATGCTGTGGCTCACCTGTTCAGGTGCATTACCTGTTTGGGGGAAACCCAGGGAAATCCTGCTCTCCAAAGATGCGCCTGGATGACTTCTGGTCCCTGAAGCTGTGTCGGCCCTCCAAGGAGTACTTGCTCCGCCACTGCAGATACCTCATCCGGAAGTACAGGTGAGGCCTCTTCAGACTCCCCAGCTGGCCCCACTGGCATGA is a window from the Conger conger chromosome 8, fConCon1.1, whole genome shotgun sequence genome containing:
- the mkln1 gene encoding muskelin isoform X1 encodes the protein MAAVPENRVLSYSVFKWSSYSSTYLPENILVDKPNDQSSRWSSESNYPPQYLILKMERPAIVQSITFGKYEKTHVCNLKKFKVFGGMSEENMTELLSSGLKNDYNKETFTLKHKIDEQMFPCRFVKIVPLMSWGPSFNFSIWYMELHGIDEPDVVQPCLNWYSKYREQEAIRLCLKHFRQHNYTEAFESLQKKTRIALEHPMLTDLHDKLVLKGDFDACEELIDKAVRDGLFNHYISQQEYKPRWSQIIPKSSKGDGDDSRPGMRGGHQMVIDVQTETVYLFGGWDGTQDLADFWAYSVQENQWVCISRDTEKESGPSARSCHKMCIDSQRRQIYTLGRYLDSSVRNSKSLKSDFYRYDIDANTWTLLSEDTSADGGPKLVFDHQMCMDSEKHMIYTFGGRILTCNGSVEDSRTSDPQFSGLYAYHCQAAAWRLLREDSCNAGPEDVQSRIGHCMLFHTRNRCLYVFGGQRSKTYLNDFFSYDVDGDHVEIISDGTKKDSGMVPMTGFTQRATIDPELNEIHVLSGLSKDKDKREENVRNSFWIYDIARNSWSCVYKNDQAVKENPSKAVQEEEPCPRFAHQLVYDEMHKVHYLFGGNPGKSCSPKMRLDDFWSLKLCRPSKEYLLRHCRYLIRKYRFEEKALTEPLSALRYLQNDLSLTVDHSDPDETKEFQLLPSALFKSSSDFIPLGFSDVDQTYAQRTQLFDTLVNFFPDSMTPPKGNLVDLITL
- the mkln1 gene encoding muskelin isoform X2; its protein translation is MLTDLHDKLVLKGDFDACEELIDKAVRDGLFNHYISQQEYKPRWSQIIPKSSKGDGDDSRPGMRGGHQMVIDVQTETVYLFGGWDGTQDLADFWAYSVQENQWVCISRDTEKESGPSARSCHKMCIDSQRRQIYTLGRYLDSSVRNSKSLKSDFYRYDIDANTWTLLSEDTSADGGPKLVFDHQMCMDSEKHMIYTFGGRILTCNGSVEDSRTSDPQFSGLYAYHCQAAAWRLLREDSCNAGPEDVQSRIGHCMLFHTRNRCLYVFGGQRSKTYLNDFFSYDVDGDHVEIISDGTKKDSGMVPMTGFTQRATIDPELNEIHVLSGLSKDKDKREENVRNSFWIYDIARNSWSCVYKNDQAVKENPSKAVQEEEPCPRFAHQLVYDEMHKVHYLFGGNPGKSCSPKMRLDDFWSLKLCRPSKEYLLRHCRYLIRKYRFEEKALTEPLSALRYLQNDLSLTVDHSDPDETKEFQLLPSALFKSSSDFIPLGFSDVDQTYAQRTQLFDTLVNFFPDSMTPPKGNLVDLITL